A region of Vitis vinifera cultivar Pinot Noir 40024 chromosome 15, ASM3070453v1 DNA encodes the following proteins:
- the LOC100257500 gene encoding gibberellin 20 oxidase 1-D-like has protein sequence MAMECCTSTMLMPPPRPPLKPLDEANTQHQSLVFDASVLKYQSTIPSQFIWPDEEKPCAKPPELLVPPIDLGGFLSADPLAISNAARLVNEACRKHGFFLVVNHGVDAQLVTEAHKNMDFFFNMSLSEKQRAQRKVGDHCGYASSFTGRFSTKLPWKETLSFRYCDDDQSSRIIEKYFSNVMGEDFKQFGRVYQQYCEAMSRLSLGIMELLGMSLGVGREYFREFFEGNDSIMRLNYYPPCQKPNLTLGTGPHCDPTSLTILHQDQVSGLQVFVDEKWHSISPNSEAFVVNIGDTFMALSNGIYKSCLHRAVVNSQTPRKSLAFFLCPKMEKVVSPPNGLVDANNPRIYPDFTWSSLLEFTQKHYRADTKTLHVFSNWLQQKNN, from the exons ATGGCAATGGAGTGTTGCACTTCAACAATGCTAATGCCTCCTCCCAGGCCTCCCCTGAAGCCCCTAGATGAAGCCAATACTCAACACCAGTCTCTAGTGTTTGATGCCTCCGTTCTTAAATACCAATCCACCATACCATCACAGTTCATATGGCCTGATGAGGAGAAGCCCTGTGCCAAGCCACCTGAGCTTCTTGTTCCTCCCATTGACTTGGGAGGCTTCCTCTCTGCAGATCCTCTTGCCATCTCAAATGCGGCTCGTCTTGTCAATGAGGCATGCAGGAAGCATGGCTTCTTCCTTGTTGTGAATCATGGTGTGGATGCACAGCTTGTCACTGAAGCGCATAAGAACATGGACTTCTTCTTCAACATGTCACTCTCTGAGAAGCAAAGAGCTCAGAGAAAGGTTGGTGACCACTGTGGATATGCTAGTAGCTTTACCGGCAGGTTCTCCACCAAGCTCCCTTGGAAAGAGACTCTTTCTTTTCGATATTGTGATGATGATCAATCCTCAAGGATCATTGAGAAATATTTCTCAAATGTGATGGGCGAAGATTTCAAACAGTTCGG GAGGGTGTACCAGCAATATTGTGAAGCCATGAGCAGACTCTCTCTTGGGATCATGGAGCTTTTGGGCATGAGCCTAGGTGTTGGCCGCGAGTATTTCAGAGAATTCTTTGAAGGAAATGATTCAATAATGAGACTAAACTACTACCCACCATGCCAAAAACCCAATCTAACTCTTGGAACCGGGCCTCACTGTGACCCTACATCATTGACAATCCTGCATCAGGATCAGGTGTCTGGCCTTCAAGTGTTTGTAGATGAAAAATGGCACTCAATCAGTCCCAATTCAGAAGCTTTTGTTGTCAACATCGGTGACACATTCATG GCCCTATCAAATGGGATTTACAAGAGTTGCCTGCACAGAGCAGTGGTAAATAGCCAAACTCCAAGGAAGTCTCTGGCTTTCTTTTTATGCCCAAAGATGGAGAAGGTGGTGAGCCCACCAAATGGGCTGGTGGACGCCAACAATCCAAGGATATATCCCGACTTCACGTGGTCATCGCTGCTTGAATTCACGCAGAAACATTATAGGGCCGACACGAAAACCCTCCATGTCTTCTCAAACTGGCTTCAACAGAAAAACAACTGA
- the LOC100262633 gene encoding glyoxylate/hydroxypyruvate reductase HPR3 isoform X2 yields the protein MADQLPQVLVLRPPPVFTLFETQFSQKFHFLRAWESPLPTAEFLATHAASVKAVLCSGSTPITADILRHLPSLQLIVTTSAGLNHINLPECRRRSISIANAGEIFSDDCADLAVGLLMDVLRKISAADRFIRAGLWPIRGDYPLGSKLGGKRVGIVGLGSIGLEVAKRLEAFGCIILYNSRRKKANISYPFYSNVCELAANSNALIICCALTDETRHMINKEVMKALGKEGVIINIGRGAIIDEKELVQCLVQGEIGGAGLDVFENEPDVPKELFTLDNVVLSPHVAVFTQESFSDLYDLMVGNLEAFFSNKTLLSPVLDE from the exons ATGGCGGATCAGCTCCCGCAAGTTTTAGTTCTTCGTCCACCCCCAGTTTTCACTCTGTTCGAAACTCAATTCTCCCAGAAATTCCATTTCCTCAGAGCCTGGGAATCTCCACTGCCCACCGCTGAGTTTCTTGCTACCCATGCGGCTTCCGTCAAGGCCGTTCTCTGCTCGGGCAGTACTCCCATCACGGCCGACATCCTCCGCCACCTACCTTCCCTCCAACTCATCGTCACCACCAGCGCTGGTCTCAACCACATCAACCTCCCTGAGTGCCGGCGCCGCAGTATCTCCATCGCCAACGCCGGAGAGATCTTCTCCGATGATTGCGCCGACCTGGCGGTCGGACTTCTGATGGACGTTCTCCGAAAAATATCAGCCGCTGATCGGTTTATTCGAGCCGGCCTCTGGCCGATCAGAGGAGACTATCCTCTTGGCTCCAAG TTGGGAGGCAAGCGAGTTGGGATTGTTGGACTAGGAAGCATTGGCTTAGAAGTTGCAAAAAGACTTGAAGCTTTTGGCTGCATTATCTTATACAACTCAAGGAGGAAGAAGGCAAACATATCCTACCCTTTCTACTCAAATGTCTGTGAACTTGCAGCCAATAGCAATGCCCTCATAATTTGCTGTGCATTAACTGATGAAACCCGCCACATGATTAACAAGGAAGTCATGAAAGCATTGGGAAAGGAAGGAGTCATCATCAACATTGGACGTGGGGCTATCATTGATGAGAAGGAACTGGTGCAGTGTTTGGTGCAAGGAGAGATAGGGGGTGCTGGTTTGGATGTGTTTGAGAATGAACCTGATGTGCCCAAGGAGCTGTTCACATTGGACAATGTTGTGCTATCACCACATGTGGCTGTTTTTACACAAGAATCCTTTTCAGACTTGTACGATCTTATGGTGGGGAATTTGGAAGCTTTCTTCTCAAATAAAACCTTACTTTCTCCGGTCTTGGATGAATAA
- the LOC100262633 gene encoding glyoxylate/hydroxypyruvate reductase HPR3 isoform X1: protein MNLAAVSVFNPLLRTISMAAEEEALPQLLILKPPSLFSDFQYKFSPKFQLLKAWESPLPTTLFLTTHAHSVKAVVSSSSSPITSDILRHLPSLQLVVATTVGLNQIDLPECRRRGISIANAGKILSEDCADMGVGLFIDVLKKISAGDRFVRSGLWPIQKDFPLGSKLGGKRVGIVGLGSIGLEVAKRLEAFGCIILYNSRRKKANISYPFYSNVCELAANSNALIICCALTDETRHMINKEVMKALGKEGVIINIGRGAIIDEKELVQCLVQGEIGGAGLDVFENEPDVPKELFTLDNVVLSPHVAVFTQESFSDLYDLMVGNLEAFFSNKTLLSPVLDE, encoded by the exons ATGAACTTGGCTGCTGTATCAGTCTTCAATCCTCTTCTGAGAACCATATCAATGGCAGCTGAAGAAGAAGCCCTTCCGCAGCTCCTCATCCTCAAACCACCTTCGTTATTCTCTGATTTCCAGTACAAGTTTTCCCCGAAATTCCAATTGCTCAAGGCATGGGAGTCTCCGCTTCCCACTACCCTTTTCCTTACTACCCATGCCCATTCCGTTAAGGCCGTAGTCTCCTCCAGCAGCTCCCCCATCACCTCCGACATCCTACGCCACCTCCCCTCTCTGCAACTCGTCGTCGCCACCACCGTAGGCCTCAACCAAATCGACCTCCCAGAATGCCGCCGCCGAGGCATCTCCATCGCCAACGCGGGGAAAATCCTCTCAGAAGATTGCGCCGACATGGGTGTGGGACTTTTCATCGACGTTCTCAAGAAAATCTCAGCCGGTGATCGGTTCGTCCGCTCCGGCCTATGGCCAATCCAGAAGGACTTTCCTTTGGGCTCCAAG TTGGGAGGCAAGCGAGTTGGGATTGTTGGACTAGGAAGCATTGGCTTAGAAGTTGCAAAAAGACTTGAAGCTTTTGGCTGCATTATCTTATACAACTCAAGGAGGAAGAAGGCAAACATATCCTACCCTTTCTACTCAAATGTCTGTGAACTTGCAGCCAATAGCAATGCCCTCATAATTTGCTGTGCATTAACTGATGAAACCCGCCACATGATTAACAAGGAAGTCATGAAAGCATTGGGAAAGGAAGGAGTCATCATCAACATTGGACGTGGGGCTATCATTGATGAGAAGGAACTGGTGCAGTGTTTGGTGCAAGGAGAGATAGGGGGTGCTGGTTTGGATGTGTTTGAGAATGAACCTGATGTGCCCAAGGAGCTGTTCACATTGGACAATGTTGTGCTATCACCACATGTGGCTGTTTTTACACAAGAATCCTTTTCAGACTTGTACGATCTTATGGTGGGGAATTTGGAAGCTTTCTTCTCAAATAAAACCTTACTTTCTCCGGTCTTGGATGAATAA